From the genome of Pseudonocardia sp. EC080619-01:
CGCGGCCAGTCCGGGGAACGGCAGGTGGAAGGCCGACGGGTCGGTCATCTCGGCGACCAGGCCCTCCGGTGTCCGCCACATCCGCAGCACCGGGCCGCCCGAGCCGTGCTCGATGCCGTTGCTGACGAGTTCGTTGACGGCCAGCACCAGGTCCTCGGCGCGCTCCGGGCCGAACCCGGTCAGCACCGCCTGGCGGTGGACGACGCGGCGCATCGTGGACAGGCGGTCCAGCCCGACGGGCAGCACGAGCAGCGGCACACCCAGGTCAGCGGGCGCCGCCTGCGGGTTCTCCGCGAGCAGCGTGCGGTGGTCGCGGCGGTACTCGCTGGGTACCGGGTCGCCGTCGACGAGGAACTCGTCGTGCAGCGCGCCGGCCTCCGCGCGGGCGCCTCGGTCGTCGGCGAAGCAGCACAGCATCTCGACGGGCAGGCCGTGCATCGCGTGGTCGAGCGCCAGGTCCAGCCGAGTCCAGTACGCCGGGTCGGTGCCGGGCAGGTCGAGCGGCTGCCCGACCGTGCACACCCCGGGGGCGCCCTCGACGATCGCGTCGCGCACGGCGCGGCTCCAGCGCCCGGCGACGGTGAAGGGCGGCGCGGAGTGCATCCGCTCCGGGCGGCAGTATCTGACCCCCGCGTCGCTGCCCAGCGACCGCTGCAGCTCGGACCGGCACCGCTGCTCCACGACGACCAGCGCGCGCCGGTTCTGGTCGAGGGCGTCGCCGACCGGGCCGGCCAGCACCTCGGCCTGGTGCTCGGGGTCCCGGTACGGGACGGCACGGTGCAC
Proteins encoded in this window:
- a CDS encoding ATP-binding protein; this translates as MSTPTTTAPDRRLVHRAVPYRDPEHQAEVLAGPVGDALDQNRRALVVVEQRCRSELQRSLGSDAGVRYCRPERMHSAPPFTVAGRWSRAVRDAIVEGAPGVCTVGQPLDLPGTDPAYWTRLDLALDHAMHGLPVEMLCCFADDRGARAEAGALHDEFLVDGDPVPSEYRRDHRTLLAENPQAAPADLGVPLLVLPVGLDRLSTMRRVVHRQAVLTGFGPERAEDLVLAVNELVSNGIEHGSGGPVLRMWRTPEGLVAEMTDPSAFHLPFPGLAAPSPSGRRGRGMWMASELTDVLQVWTAEDDPGRVHGTVVRVTAGPP